A genomic window from Paenibacillus sp. FSL K6-0276 includes:
- a CDS encoding SRPBCC domain-containing protein encodes MQTQGPLQDIRQTITLNAPIEKVWKAVSTAEGIAAWWMPSTFEPVVGHEFILHAGQFGDSPCKVTEIDEPNRVGFNWGKDWHLVFELKEIDGKTEFTVIHSGWDPEKVTEFGQPHPIVRGFMNGGWEKIVQEKLPAYIEA; translated from the coding sequence ATGCAAACTCAAGGACCACTACAAGACATTCGTCAAACAATTACACTCAATGCGCCAATTGAAAAAGTATGGAAAGCTGTTTCCACTGCTGAAGGAATAGCTGCTTGGTGGATGCCAAGTACATTCGAGCCAGTGGTAGGTCATGAGTTCATCCTGCATGCTGGACAATTCGGGGATTCCCCTTGTAAAGTTACAGAGATTGATGAGCCGAACCGTGTCGGTTTTAATTGGGGGAAGGATTGGCATCTTGTTTTTGAATTGAAAGAAATTGATGGAAAAACGGAGTTCACCGTGATCCACTCTGGATGGGACCCTGAGAAGGTCACTGAATTTGGTCAACCGCATCCAATCGTTCGTGGCTTTATGAACGGCGGCTGGGAGAAAATCGTCCAAGAAAAACTTCCTGCTTATATCGAGGCTTAA
- a CDS encoding NAD(P)-dependent alcohol dehydrogenase: MKAMVCTKYGSPDVLQLKEVEKSIPKSNEVLVKVRATTVTAGDLRVRAFNSPFLLWIPMRLVLGLTKPRKSILGVELAGEIEAIGKDVTRFKKGDQVFALTGMNFGAHAEYAALPESGLMAIKPANVTYEDAASVLYGGTTVLYFLRKANIQCGQKVLIYGASGTVGTIAVQLAKYFGADVTAVCSAGNFELVKSLGADKVIDYTKEDFTTREERYDIIFDAVGKVSKSKCKKALTTKGSYVTVDGQGIAKIRNEDILFLQELLAAEKLKSVIDRRYPLEQIPEAYRYAETGRKKGSLVITL, encoded by the coding sequence ATGAAAGCAATGGTATGCACAAAATACGGATCACCAGATGTTCTTCAGCTCAAAGAGGTGGAAAAATCTATTCCGAAGAGCAATGAAGTATTAGTAAAGGTTCGCGCGACTACCGTAACTGCTGGGGATCTTCGGGTTCGAGCTTTCAATAGTCCTTTCTTACTCTGGATTCCTATGCGATTAGTATTAGGTCTTACCAAACCTAGAAAATCAATCCTAGGTGTGGAATTAGCCGGGGAGATTGAAGCGATAGGAAAAGATGTAACACGATTTAAAAAGGGTGATCAGGTTTTTGCATTAACCGGTATGAATTTCGGGGCTCATGCTGAATATGCGGCTCTGCCAGAGAGTGGGTTGATGGCTATCAAACCCGCCAATGTTACCTATGAAGATGCTGCTTCCGTTCTTTACGGGGGAACTACAGTGCTTTATTTTCTAAGAAAAGCAAATATCCAGTGCGGACAAAAAGTTCTTATTTATGGAGCTTCAGGAACTGTAGGGACTATAGCGGTACAGCTTGCTAAGTACTTTGGGGCTGACGTTACTGCAGTATGCAGTGCTGGGAATTTTGAATTAGTGAAGTCACTGGGAGCCGATAAGGTTATAGATTACACGAAAGAGGATTTTACAACTAGGGAAGAGCGTTATGATATTATTTTCGATGCCGTCGGAAAAGTCTCGAAATCAAAATGCAAGAAAGCTCTAACTACAAAGGGGTCCTATGTGACCGTTGATGGTCAGGGGATCGCGAAGATACGTAATGAGGATATTCTTTTTCTCCAAGAACTTTTGGCTGCAGAAAAGTTAAAGTCGGTTATCGATAGACGTTATCCGCTGGAACAAATTCCAGAGGCTTATCGATATGCGGAAACAGGGAGGAAGAAGGGGAGTCTAGTCATTACGTTGTAG